A single Natrinema pellirubrum DSM 15624 DNA region contains:
- a CDS encoding DUF5805 domain-containing protein → MADDDRTAVKTYVPRYQKEEWADHADELDMSQSEFVRTMVQAGRRDFDIPSLNGIDTETEAGDRTRTQTDTDDLQERILEAIEREAVLDWDELVDELIDDIENEVDTALGELQDENLIRYSGRDGGYVRATND, encoded by the coding sequence ATGGCAGACGACGATCGAACTGCAGTGAAAACGTACGTTCCACGATACCAAAAGGAGGAATGGGCCGACCACGCTGACGAACTCGACATGAGTCAAAGTGAATTCGTCCGGACGATGGTGCAAGCGGGTCGGCGCGATTTCGATATTCCGTCGCTGAATGGTATCGATACCGAGACGGAAGCAGGGGACCGTACCCGAACACAGACGGATACCGACGATCTGCAGGAACGAATCCTCGAAGCGATCGAACGGGAAGCCGTCCTCGACTGGGACGAGTTAGTAGATGAACTGATCGACGATATCGAGAACGAAGTCGATACTGCATTAGGCGAACTTCAGGACGAAAACCTCATCCGGTACAGCGGACGGGATGGCGGTTACGTTCGGGCTACCAATGACTGA
- a CDS encoding tyrosine-type recombinase/integrase: MATEPTAEAPEDVTDPIAYFLDDQRYHGKSERTLEAYDRVLRRFESFLLERFDTDATGAAGRRECMAWIHSLRGEFESSTIATYASYLNRFYEYMTRVGVFDDNPMALVMEELSESIETNPTRRDISIAEMRSFVDGIAHPLERAVVVTLLKTGMRVGELCNLDLRDLHLETPPVDLEWTPRVGLEQRPASLFVSSEPARGTTVNGEERTASNKRKRETVVPVDEELRRVLCEWLAIRPDAVSPARLLFLDTRDSWGQRLTPSDVRYIVEKHARERGWYRTGGGTEENVTPHYFRHFFTTHLRDRTGDRGIVQYLRGDVAGDVIDTYTHNWGDRVRETYLDSIYSVTGRESSAGV, encoded by the coding sequence ATGGCGACTGAACCGACCGCCGAGGCCCCCGAGGACGTGACCGACCCCATCGCGTACTTCCTCGACGACCAACGGTACCACGGCAAGAGCGAGCGCACCCTCGAGGCCTACGACCGGGTGTTGCGCCGGTTCGAGTCCTTTCTCCTCGAGCGGTTCGATACCGATGCGACCGGCGCGGCGGGGCGTCGGGAGTGTATGGCCTGGATTCACTCGCTGCGCGGCGAGTTCGAATCCAGTACGATCGCGACCTACGCCTCCTATCTCAACCGGTTTTACGAGTACATGACCCGCGTCGGTGTCTTCGACGACAACCCGATGGCACTGGTCATGGAGGAGTTGTCCGAGTCGATCGAGACGAACCCCACGCGGCGGGACATTTCGATCGCCGAAATGCGGTCGTTCGTCGACGGGATCGCCCACCCGCTCGAGCGGGCCGTCGTCGTCACCCTCTTGAAGACCGGGATGCGGGTCGGCGAACTGTGTAACCTCGATCTGCGGGATCTCCACCTCGAGACGCCCCCAGTCGACCTCGAGTGGACCCCGCGGGTCGGCCTCGAGCAGCGGCCGGCGTCGCTGTTCGTGTCGTCGGAGCCGGCCCGCGGCACCACAGTCAACGGCGAGGAGCGGACGGCCTCGAACAAGCGAAAGCGCGAGACGGTCGTCCCCGTCGACGAGGAACTTCGCCGGGTCCTGTGTGAGTGGCTGGCGATCCGACCGGACGCAGTCTCGCCGGCGCGACTGCTCTTTCTCGACACTCGCGATTCCTGGGGCCAGCGGCTCACGCCGTCGGACGTCCGCTATATCGTCGAGAAACACGCTCGAGAACGGGGCTGGTACCGAACCGGCGGCGGGACCGAGGAGAACGTGACGCCACACTACTTCCGGCATTTCTTCACCACCCATCTGCGGGACCGAACCGGCGATCGCGGGATCGTCCAGTATCTCCGGGGCGACGTCGCTGGCGACGTGATCGACACCTACACCCACAACTGGGGCGATCGAGTCCGCGAGACGTATCTCGACAGTATCTATTCCGTCACTGGTCGAGAGTCGAGTGCCGGCGTATGA
- a CDS encoding PQQ-binding-like beta-propeller repeat protein, protein MVPSRRRVLEAVGLTVAGSIVAFGTSGRESDSAATVEWPMNRYDSAGTGHNPAAVGPKDGVEVGWEHDTTDWFRGTAPPIRRDDTIYAAGNGLLALDADTGARRFGEPGPYQSSLARARTSVYDTDTLAVTAPSGVFGMNAGGGLDVPLLNRSVGTERWAGPQSPGPGFFGPADPATPVAADGTIYTPIPGTNSIAALDPDDGRVLWRNTHHEDDKVSAAFNRPAVMDGLVFVTNWPWQVTAYDAETGATRWQRKLDEQTVLAPVATDSGIVVPTRNDIRLLDATSGDRLWKRTHDGNITESVPAVADETVFFADEQGSMHAYDLETGEPLWTAPFDGKTSPVVADGVVYAVQSGFSLVAIDAASGEQRFEYQPSQVPLSTPIVGDGVLYAANRKRVIALEEAT, encoded by the coding sequence ATGGTCCCCTCTAGACGCCGGGTTCTCGAAGCGGTCGGACTCACGGTCGCCGGTTCGATCGTCGCGTTCGGTACCAGCGGCAGGGAGTCCGATTCGGCGGCCACTGTCGAGTGGCCGATGAACCGGTACGACTCCGCCGGAACCGGACACAATCCCGCTGCAGTCGGACCGAAAGACGGTGTCGAGGTCGGTTGGGAACACGACACGACCGACTGGTTTCGCGGGACGGCCCCGCCGATTCGTCGGGACGATACGATCTACGCCGCGGGGAACGGCCTGCTCGCGCTGGACGCCGACACGGGAGCCCGGCGGTTCGGCGAGCCCGGTCCGTATCAGTCGAGTCTCGCCCGTGCCCGAACGTCGGTCTACGACACCGATACGCTCGCAGTGACCGCACCCTCCGGCGTCTTCGGGATGAACGCCGGAGGTGGCCTGGACGTTCCGTTGCTGAATCGATCGGTCGGCACCGAGCGATGGGCGGGGCCGCAGTCGCCCGGTCCTGGCTTCTTCGGCCCCGCCGATCCGGCAACCCCGGTCGCCGCCGACGGGACGATCTACACCCCGATCCCCGGAACGAATTCGATCGCGGCGCTCGATCCGGACGACGGCCGAGTTCTGTGGCGCAACACTCATCACGAGGACGACAAGGTGAGCGCCGCGTTCAACAGGCCCGCCGTGATGGATGGGCTCGTCTTCGTGACGAACTGGCCCTGGCAGGTGACCGCTTACGACGCCGAAACGGGAGCAACGCGCTGGCAGCGAAAACTCGACGAACAAACGGTTCTCGCACCCGTAGCGACCGATTCGGGAATCGTCGTCCCAACTCGCAACGATATCCGGTTGCTCGACGCGACCAGCGGGGATCGCCTGTGGAAGCGGACCCACGACGGAAACATCACCGAGAGCGTACCGGCGGTGGCCGACGAGACCGTCTTCTTCGCCGACGAACAGGGGTCGATGCACGCATACGACCTCGAGACGGGGGAGCCGTTGTGGACAGCACCGTTCGACGGGAAGACATCGCCGGTCGTAGCTGACGGCGTCGTGTACGCGGTCCAGTCGGGGTTTTCGCTGGTCGCCATCGACGCCGCCTCCGGCGAGCAGCGGTTCGAGTACCAGCCGTCGCAAGTTCCGCTTTCGACCCCGATCGTCGGTGACGGCGTTCTCTACGCTGCCAATCGGAAGCGGGTCATCGCCTTGGAGGAAGCGACATGA
- a CDS encoding MBL fold metallo-hydrolase: MIESDWDDWLVRDVADATPDGVAIWYLGCNGFVLKGSEGTTVFIDPYLGLGDPPRTIRMIPVPFDPADVAAADAVLATHEHTDHVHGPSQAPILETTGATFYGPDDSVAVAREEEAWTDEWDVSDEQLTEVAEGDTLEIGEFTVHVEVANDPDATHPVSYVIDHDAGTFFHGGDTKPTDEFERVGDEYEIDLAALAFGTVGQIPDKQTREPKRTRWYNDENQLIECAAAIDADRLLPSHWDMWKGLTADPTTLHHHARSFDSPRDLEIVEIGDRVDL; the protein is encoded by the coding sequence ATGATCGAAAGCGACTGGGACGACTGGCTCGTTCGCGACGTCGCGGACGCAACCCCCGACGGCGTGGCGATCTGGTATCTCGGCTGTAACGGCTTCGTTCTGAAAGGCAGCGAGGGAACGACGGTCTTCATCGACCCCTACCTCGGCCTGGGCGATCCGCCGCGGACGATCCGGATGATTCCGGTCCCGTTCGACCCCGCGGACGTCGCGGCCGCTGACGCCGTCCTCGCGACCCACGAACACACCGACCACGTCCACGGACCGAGCCAGGCCCCGATCCTCGAGACCACGGGCGCGACCTTCTACGGACCCGACGACAGCGTCGCCGTCGCTCGCGAGGAGGAGGCCTGGACGGACGAGTGGGACGTTTCGGACGAGCAACTGACCGAGGTCGCCGAGGGCGACACGCTCGAGATCGGCGAGTTCACCGTCCACGTCGAGGTGGCAAACGACCCCGACGCGACCCACCCCGTGAGCTACGTGATCGACCACGACGCGGGCACCTTCTTCCACGGCGGCGATACGAAACCGACCGACGAGTTCGAACGGGTCGGCGACGAGTACGAGATCGATCTCGCGGCGCTCGCCTTCGGCACCGTCGGGCAGATCCCCGACAAGCAGACCCGCGAGCCGAAACGGACCCGCTGGTACAACGACGAGAACCAACTCATCGAATGCGCCGCCGCCATCGACGCCGACCGACTGCTCCCCAGCCACTGGGACATGTGGAAGGGGCTGACCGCCGACCCGACGACGCTGCACCACCACGCCCGAAGCTTCGACTCCCCGCGGGACCTCGAGATCGTCGAGATCGGCGATCGCGTCGACCTCTGA
- a CDS encoding DUF7344 domain-containing protein, whose amino-acid sequence MSNSASIGSAAADHTDRFAALADARRRTLLRLVHERSPDGIGKDDLAAEFAAVTADTRRHDVSADHQQRALVELHHKLLPRLTDAGLLETDDDVVRVPDEQPLDDTVFAEALSGSNRDLEATTLDALFEALADERRRRILAVLGSRDQPTTTAAIARAVAAAEADAVGHEVTQDRVDEVRAALVHVHLPLLHEATLIGYDDESGRVSYEGHPRVRTEWIRSTDGAPAIETASTDADAAPDARRSPFPL is encoded by the coding sequence ATGAGTAACTCAGCCTCGATCGGATCCGCGGCCGCCGATCACACCGATCGTTTCGCCGCCCTCGCCGACGCTCGTCGACGAACGCTCCTCCGGCTCGTCCACGAGCGATCGCCGGACGGGATCGGGAAAGACGATCTTGCGGCCGAGTTCGCGGCGGTAACAGCGGATACACGCCGCCACGACGTCTCGGCGGACCACCAGCAGCGGGCGCTCGTCGAACTCCACCACAAGCTGCTCCCGCGGCTGACGGACGCGGGACTGCTCGAGACGGACGACGACGTCGTTCGGGTCCCCGACGAGCAACCGCTGGACGACACCGTGTTCGCGGAAGCGCTCTCGGGCTCGAACCGCGACCTCGAGGCGACCACCCTCGACGCCCTCTTCGAGGCTCTCGCCGACGAACGCAGGCGACGAATCCTCGCGGTACTCGGCAGTCGAGACCAACCCACCACGACGGCGGCGATCGCTCGAGCCGTGGCGGCCGCGGAGGCCGACGCAGTCGGGCACGAGGTAACACAGGACCGCGTCGACGAGGTCCGCGCCGCCCTCGTTCACGTCCACCTGCCGCTGTTGCACGAGGCCACGCTGATCGGCTACGACGACGAGTCGGGTCGGGTCTCCTACGAGGGCCATCCGCGCGTTCGCACCGAGTGGATTCGATCCACCGACGGGGCGCCGGCGATCGAGACCGCGAGTACCGACGCCGATGCGGCGCCGGACGCCCGCCGCTCGCCGTTCCCGCTCTAA
- the dph2 gene encoding diphthamide biosynthesis enzyme Dph2 codes for MSQESEYTEGDLRNTGMQLKHDREWDYELETIVDAIEERDATKVGLQFPEGLKRRGPSVADDLRELADDDVTFMLSGQPCYGACDLDTYLMKRTDVFVHFGHSPMKDTDKVIYVPLFSNVEVTPIMEDALETLEPPEETEDVGLVTTAQHMNRYEEMAAFLEERGYEVHSRRGDDRLTHEGQVLGCNYASADVPADQVLYVGGGKFHPLGLAMEYPDKHVVIADPVNNVVTVADTEKFMKQRYGAVHRAMDAEKWGVIFCTKIGQGRWEQAQEILEDNDDAYLITMDEVTPDRLRNFDMDAFVNTGCPRITTDDGPQFHKPMLTPGEYEIAVGNKPLDELSFDTFHGTW; via the coding sequence ATGAGTCAGGAGTCGGAATACACCGAGGGGGACCTCCGGAACACCGGAATGCAGCTCAAGCACGACCGGGAGTGGGACTACGAACTCGAGACGATCGTCGACGCGATCGAGGAGCGAGACGCCACGAAGGTCGGCCTGCAGTTCCCCGAGGGACTGAAACGACGAGGTCCGTCCGTCGCCGACGACCTCCGGGAACTGGCCGACGACGACGTGACGTTCATGCTCTCGGGCCAGCCCTGTTACGGTGCCTGCGACCTCGACACCTATCTGATGAAACGCACCGACGTGTTCGTTCACTTCGGCCACTCGCCGATGAAGGACACGGACAAGGTGATCTACGTGCCGCTGTTCTCGAACGTCGAGGTCACGCCGATCATGGAGGACGCGCTCGAGACCCTCGAGCCGCCCGAAGAGACCGAAGACGTCGGTCTCGTGACGACCGCCCAGCACATGAACCGCTACGAGGAGATGGCTGCCTTCCTCGAGGAGCGGGGCTACGAGGTCCACAGCCGCCGCGGCGACGACCGGCTGACCCACGAGGGACAGGTCCTGGGCTGTAACTACGCGAGCGCGGACGTCCCTGCGGATCAGGTCCTCTACGTCGGCGGCGGCAAGTTCCACCCGCTGGGGCTGGCGATGGAGTATCCCGACAAGCACGTCGTCATCGCCGACCCCGTCAACAACGTCGTCACCGTCGCCGACACGGAGAAGTTCATGAAACAGCGCTACGGCGCCGTCCACCGCGCGATGGATGCCGAGAAGTGGGGCGTCATCTTCTGTACCAAGATCGGCCAGGGCCGCTGGGAGCAGGCCCAAGAGATCCTCGAGGATAACGACGACGCCTACCTCATCACGATGGACGAGGTGACGCCGGACCGCCTGCGGAACTTCGACATGGACGCGTTCGTCAACACCGGCTGTCCGCGGATCACGACCGACGACGGGCCACAGTTCCACAAGCCGATGCTCACGCCCGGCGAGTACGAGATCGCGGTCGGCAACAAGCCCCTGGACGAACTCTCCTTCGACACGTTCCACGGCACCTGGTAA
- a CDS encoding DUF7139 domain-containing protein yields MAAEQATDGYLFDLYRRYIGEPEDRTDVYVGFGLFLGGIGLALVGLLLFLWGNTYDARTAGYVAWVGPAYALAMTALPVTMLGIVVLLPSERRMQYASIAGVAVTIAAIIGFLVAYPGDWNGYGNDYTVPIIATYAVGLAAITASTGAALIAHYLDMAQQADAVAVEADDDDEPELTDDEIQQDIDDAMEGVELSWGGVEKTEHKRLNFSSDDLGDVEIDTDAGTTTTRSSGVDQQVAGLKGLKGGETKQTTSSSTVDDQTAKLKELREQQRAEELATADEESATERVTKPFEGLLNRVRSLVKRD; encoded by the coding sequence ATGGCAGCGGAACAGGCCACAGACGGCTATCTCTTCGACCTCTATCGTCGATACATCGGTGAACCGGAGGACCGGACCGACGTTTACGTTGGGTTCGGATTGTTCCTCGGTGGGATCGGACTCGCACTCGTCGGACTGCTGCTTTTCCTGTGGGGGAACACCTACGACGCCCGCACCGCGGGTTACGTCGCGTGGGTCGGCCCCGCGTACGCGCTCGCGATGACGGCTCTTCCCGTGACGATGCTCGGAATCGTCGTCCTGTTACCCTCGGAGCGGCGGATGCAGTACGCCTCTATCGCCGGCGTCGCCGTGACCATCGCAGCGATAATCGGCTTCCTCGTGGCCTACCCCGGCGACTGGAACGGGTACGGCAACGACTACACCGTCCCGATCATCGCCACCTACGCCGTCGGGCTGGCTGCGATCACCGCCTCGACCGGGGCGGCCCTGATCGCCCACTACCTCGATATGGCACAGCAGGCCGACGCCGTCGCGGTCGAGGCCGACGACGACGATGAACCGGAACTGACCGACGACGAGATCCAGCAGGACATCGACGACGCGATGGAGGGCGTCGAACTCTCGTGGGGCGGTGTCGAGAAGACCGAACACAAGCGATTGAACTTCTCGAGCGACGATCTCGGCGATGTCGAGATCGACACCGACGCCGGGACCACGACGACCCGCTCCTCGGGCGTCGACCAGCAAGTCGCCGGCCTCAAGGGGCTGAAAGGCGGCGAAACGAAACAGACCACCTCGAGTTCGACGGTCGACGACCAGACGGCGAAACTCAAGGAACTGCGCGAACAGCAACGCGCGGAGGAACTCGCGACGGCCGACGAGGAAAGCGCCACCGAACGCGTCACAAAGCCCTTCGAAGGGTTGCTGAATCGGGTTCGTTCGCTGGTAAAACGGGATTAA
- a CDS encoding disk-shape morphogenesis protein volactin — translation MAKGLDVGTMNILSAQQDGNDTVFVQQRNSFVEIEYSDMAEQMLSRSEVLHIRKDDKVYVVGDDALNFANIFNKETRRPMKHGILSNDEQSAIPMMKLIIEQVVGEPAYPDEKLYFSTPADPIDSDLSTLYHQKTIESFLDDMGYDAEPINEGMSVIYSELADNNFTGLGISFGAGMTNVCLAYYAVPVMKFSVARGGDWVDEQAARATGTPVDKVTSIKEDDFELDFTTDVGGVEGALSIYYENLLDYVIENIVKEVDEEDVEEGLDVPVVVTGGTSSPSGFEALFKDHLEEANIPFSISGVTHANEPLYSVARGGLVAARSDEDVDHDDGGNEEAEAAAANE, via the coding sequence ATGGCCAAAGGCCTGGACGTCGGTACGATGAACATCCTGTCAGCACAACAGGATGGGAACGACACGGTTTTCGTGCAACAGCGTAACTCCTTCGTCGAGATCGAGTACTCGGACATGGCCGAGCAGATGCTCTCGCGAAGCGAAGTCCTCCACATTCGCAAGGACGACAAGGTCTACGTCGTCGGCGACGACGCCCTGAACTTCGCGAACATCTTCAACAAGGAGACCCGTCGGCCGATGAAACACGGGATCCTCTCGAACGACGAGCAGAGCGCGATCCCGATGATGAAACTCATCATCGAGCAGGTCGTCGGCGAGCCCGCGTATCCGGACGAGAAGCTCTACTTCTCGACGCCCGCGGACCCGATCGACTCGGACCTCTCGACGCTGTACCACCAGAAGACGATCGAATCCTTCCTCGACGACATGGGCTACGACGCCGAGCCCATCAACGAGGGGATGTCCGTCATCTACTCCGAACTCGCGGACAACAACTTCACCGGTCTCGGGATCTCGTTCGGTGCCGGGATGACGAACGTCTGTCTGGCCTACTACGCAGTGCCAGTCATGAAGTTCTCGGTGGCCCGCGGTGGCGACTGGGTCGACGAGCAGGCCGCCCGCGCGACGGGCACGCCCGTAGACAAGGTCACTTCGATCAAGGAAGACGACTTCGAACTCGACTTCACGACCGACGTCGGTGGCGTCGAGGGGGCACTCTCGATTTACTACGAGAACCTGCTCGACTACGTCATCGAGAACATCGTCAAGGAAGTCGACGAGGAAGACGTCGAGGAAGGGCTCGACGTTCCCGTCGTCGTCACCGGCGGGACCTCCAGCCCGAGCGGCTTCGAGGCCCTGTTCAAGGACCACCTCGAGGAGGCGAACATTCCGTTCTCGATCAGCGGCGTGACCCACGCGAACGAACCGCTGTACAGCGTCGCTCGCGGTGGTCTGGTCGCGGCCCGTTCCGACGAGGACGTCGATCACGACGACGGCGGCAACGAGGAAGCGGAAGCGGCCGCTGCGAACGAATAG
- a CDS encoding zinc finger domain-containing protein, which translates to MDDCPRCGGAIEELSLGDASTVTCPHCGFADVPVEHQPVGEDPESWRDAFNRFYEE; encoded by the coding sequence ATGGACGACTGTCCACGGTGTGGGGGAGCGATCGAGGAACTCTCACTCGGCGACGCGTCTACGGTCACGTGTCCCCACTGTGGGTTCGCCGACGTTCCCGTCGAACACCAACCGGTCGGCGAGGACCCCGAATCCTGGCGGGACGCGTTCAACCGCTTCTACGAGGAGTAG
- a CDS encoding METTL5 family protein, which produces MAGPSRRTLARRLESLADFADPSPALEQYLTPAELAAHLCHLAGLQNDLERRVIDLGTGTGMLAIAASLAGADRVAGIDVDPDALALARENERTALEGESHADGSDRAIEWLRGDVSRHPFATTEATVLSNPPFGAQRGNRHADRAFLEAASEIAAVSYTIHNEGSQEFVESYTADAGGEVTHAFRAEFPISNQFEFHTEAEATLEAEVFRIEWSPRA; this is translated from the coding sequence ATGGCCGGCCCGTCACGGCGGACCCTCGCCCGTCGGCTCGAGTCGCTCGCGGACTTCGCCGACCCTTCGCCGGCCCTCGAGCAGTATCTCACCCCGGCGGAGCTGGCTGCCCACCTCTGCCATCTGGCCGGGCTCCAGAACGACCTCGAGCGGCGGGTGATCGATCTGGGGACCGGGACCGGAATGCTCGCGATCGCGGCGTCGCTGGCCGGTGCCGACCGGGTCGCGGGGATCGACGTCGACCCGGACGCGCTCGCGCTGGCACGGGAGAACGAACGGACCGCGCTCGAAGGAGAGAGTCACGCCGACGGCAGCGATCGAGCCATCGAGTGGCTCCGGGGGGACGTGAGCCGGCATCCGTTCGCGACGACCGAGGCGACGGTCCTCTCGAATCCGCCCTTCGGTGCCCAGCGGGGCAACCGCCACGCCGACCGGGCGTTCCTCGAGGCGGCGAGCGAGATCGCCGCGGTCTCGTATACGATCCACAACGAAGGGAGCCAGGAGTTCGTCGAGTCCTACACCGCGGACGCCGGCGGCGAGGTGACCCATGCCTTCCGGGCCGAGTTCCCGATTTCGAATCAGTTCGAGTTCCACACCGAGGCCGAGGCGACGCTCGAGGCCGAAGTCTTCCGGATCGAGTGGTCGCCTCGAGCGTAA
- a CDS encoding rhomboid family intramembrane serine protease — MVSVAALLMVLVAATLLGSIAVVRRLHRPARRWRDRLRSRFVLGVPWGSLLVIAVVLAVYLFVQDGITDFDDPVTIPFRTWSYFYPLGMATASFSHAGPSHLIGNLAGTVVVAPLAEYAWGHYPTDGERATKGDTGWVGSLYGNPRFRAFVCFPLAVIAVGLVTSLFALGPVIGFSGVVFAFAGFAIVHYPIVTIVATLGVQGAILRLYSALQNPIYVYTAQPSPPSAPSWAGIAIQGHALGLFIGFVLGIVLLERRGRRPDPLRLWLAILLFGFAKGLWAIYWFGGENTYLLYQGPGVVVVAVLALVVTLAVTASERPAVPERLAGLLSDSRGATVTADGDRAIDRPLELARTDDGDDPSVSDRLKRVRELAGGARDRAADGGTLAALTRKQVAFLAVIGVLALLAGVAVPANFLVVEDASASTETAVQIEDYTIEYVEGVPNGLVSGIGIEAIESDEGLESSGVIVASERRQVWLEAVSAQRLSVTGEETVSVGGAGWRKAVHVERTGWEPVGNDTVYQVWLRPDGGDRRLAHESNKSRAEARIADRNVTIGSDGGEFVLEVTADGTEPATTAIPAANETATAGGLTFERENETIYAAADGTRVAVASEETYNGY, encoded by the coding sequence ATGGTTTCGGTTGCGGCCCTGTTGATGGTCCTCGTCGCCGCGACGCTGCTCGGGTCGATCGCGGTCGTCAGGCGACTCCACCGGCCGGCGCGACGCTGGCGCGACCGCCTCCGGTCGCGGTTCGTCCTCGGCGTGCCGTGGGGTTCGCTGCTCGTGATCGCCGTCGTTCTCGCGGTCTATCTGTTCGTCCAAGACGGGATCACGGACTTCGACGACCCGGTGACGATCCCCTTCCGGACGTGGTCGTATTTCTACCCGCTCGGGATGGCAACGGCGTCGTTCTCCCACGCGGGGCCGAGTCACTTGATTGGCAATCTGGCCGGGACGGTCGTCGTCGCACCGCTTGCCGAGTACGCCTGGGGCCACTATCCGACCGACGGCGAGAGGGCGACTAAGGGTGACACGGGGTGGGTCGGCTCGCTATACGGGAACCCGCGATTCCGGGCCTTCGTCTGCTTTCCGCTGGCCGTCATTGCGGTCGGATTGGTGACGAGCCTGTTCGCGCTCGGCCCCGTGATCGGCTTCTCGGGCGTGGTCTTTGCCTTCGCCGGCTTCGCTATCGTTCACTACCCGATCGTGACGATCGTCGCCACGCTCGGCGTTCAGGGTGCAATTTTGCGCCTGTACTCCGCACTGCAGAACCCGATCTACGTCTACACCGCACAACCCAGTCCGCCGTCGGCACCGTCGTGGGCCGGCATCGCGATTCAGGGCCACGCACTGGGGCTTTTCATCGGGTTCGTCCTCGGGATCGTCCTGCTCGAGCGACGGGGACGGCGGCCGGACCCGCTGCGGCTCTGGCTGGCCATCCTCCTGTTCGGGTTTGCGAAGGGACTGTGGGCGATCTACTGGTTCGGCGGTGAGAACACATATCTCCTCTATCAGGGTCCGGGCGTCGTTGTCGTGGCCGTCCTCGCACTGGTCGTTACCCTGGCGGTCACCGCCTCCGAGCGGCCGGCGGTCCCGGAGCGCCTCGCAGGGCTACTCTCCGACTCGAGGGGGGCGACCGTGACGGCGGACGGCGACCGCGCGATCGATCGGCCGCTCGAGTTAGCCCGCACCGACGACGGCGATGATCCGTCCGTCAGCGACCGCCTCAAGCGGGTCCGCGAACTCGCAGGCGGGGCCCGGGACCGGGCCGCGGACGGGGGTACCCTGGCGGCGCTGACTCGAAAGCAGGTCGCCTTCCTCGCGGTGATCGGCGTCCTCGCGCTGCTGGCCGGCGTCGCCGTCCCCGCCAATTTCCTCGTCGTCGAGGATGCGAGCGCGTCCACGGAGACCGCGGTGCAGATCGAGGACTACACGATCGAGTACGTCGAGGGCGTTCCCAACGGGCTCGTCTCGGGGATCGGTATCGAGGCCATCGAGAGCGACGAGGGCCTCGAGTCGAGCGGGGTGATCGTCGCCAGCGAGCGCCGCCAGGTGTGGCTCGAGGCGGTCAGCGCCCAGCGGCTCTCCGTTACCGGCGAGGAGACCGTCTCCGTCGGCGGGGCCGGCTGGCGGAAAGCGGTCCACGTCGAACGGACCGGCTGGGAACCGGTCGGTAACGACACCGTCTATCAGGTCTGGCTCCGGCCCGACGGCGGGGACCGACGGCTTGCCCACGAGTCCAACAAGTCGCGGGCCGAAGCCCGGATCGCCGACCGAAACGTGACGATCGGCTCGGACGGCGGCGAGTTCGTCCTCGAGGTGACCGCGGACGGAACGGAGCCCGCCACGACGGCGATCCCGGCTGCGAACGAGACGGCGACGGCGGGCGGGCTAACGTTCGAACGCGAGAACGAGACGATCTACGCGGCCGCTGACGGAACGCGGGTCGCCGTCGCCAGCGAGGAGACGTACAACGGCTATTGA
- a CDS encoding DNA-directed RNA polymerase subunit L — protein MELRVTESTDDELSIEIAGEDHTFMNVLKGALLEHDDVSAATYDVNPEQSGGQTEPILTIKTEGGADPLECLEDAAVTVREKATSFRDAFEAAA, from the coding sequence ATGGAACTGCGGGTCACCGAGAGTACCGACGACGAACTCTCGATCGAGATCGCCGGCGAGGATCACACCTTCATGAACGTACTCAAGGGCGCGCTGCTCGAACACGACGACGTGAGCGCGGCGACCTACGACGTCAACCCCGAACAGTCGGGCGGCCAGACCGAGCCGATCCTGACGATCAAGACCGAGGGCGGGGCCGACCCGCTCGAGTGTCTCGAGGACGCGGCGGTCACCGTCCGCGAGAAGGCGACGTCGTTCCGCGACGCGTTCGAGGCGGCGGCCTGA